A genomic segment from Nodularia sphaerocarpa UHCC 0038 encodes:
- a CDS encoding FTR1 family iron permease, giving the protein MNFSTALPTFVITLREGVEAALVVGIVLALLKKANQSRLNPWVYAGVGVGVVISVLIGVLFTWLIQTLGAVNPQYTPVVEPMLETVFSVVAIAMLSWMLIWMTKQARFMKAQVEGAVTEALTQNSNAGWGVFSLILIAVVREGFETVLFIAANFQEGLVPALGAIAGLAGATVIGVLLFKLGVKINIRQFFQTMGVLLVLIVSGLVVSALKHFDEGLANLALSSSTPENICLYYDHFSQIHSCILGPMVWNNDAILPDKQFPGIILKSLFGYREHLYLVQAISYVLFLATVGGFYFRSLTGGGVQNAKHNSVTQKPMSSAKE; this is encoded by the coding sequence ATGAATTTCAGTACTGCTCTACCTACTTTTGTGATTACACTCCGAGAAGGAGTAGAAGCTGCCCTAGTTGTGGGCATTGTCCTAGCTTTGCTGAAAAAAGCCAACCAATCCCGACTCAATCCTTGGGTATATGCTGGTGTTGGTGTTGGTGTTGTGATTAGTGTCCTCATCGGTGTGTTATTTACTTGGTTAATTCAAACACTAGGGGCAGTAAATCCTCAATACACCCCAGTGGTTGAGCCAATGCTAGAAACTGTGTTTAGTGTTGTGGCGATCGCAATGCTCAGTTGGATGCTAATCTGGATGACGAAACAAGCCAGATTTATGAAAGCGCAAGTTGAAGGCGCAGTCACAGAAGCGCTCACACAAAACTCCAATGCTGGTTGGGGCGTATTTAGTTTAATTTTAATCGCCGTTGTTCGGGAAGGTTTTGAAACCGTTCTATTTATTGCCGCTAATTTTCAAGAAGGATTAGTCCCGGCTTTAGGTGCTATAGCTGGTTTAGCCGGTGCGACTGTGATTGGAGTCTTACTATTTAAATTGGGTGTCAAAATCAACATCCGCCAGTTTTTCCAGACGATGGGCGTTTTATTAGTGTTGATAGTTTCCGGCTTAGTGGTTTCCGCCCTCAAGCATTTTGATGAAGGTTTGGCTAACCTAGCCCTCAGCAGTAGTACCCCAGAAAATATTTGTTTATATTACGATCACTTTAGCCAAATCCACTCCTGCATTTTAGGACCAATGGTGTGGAATAATGACGCAATATTACCAGATAAACAATTCCCCGGTATCATCCTCAAATCTTTGTTTGGCTACAGAGAACATTTATATCTAGTACAGGCAATCAGTTATGTTCTATTTTTAGCCACTGTTGGAGGGTTCTATTTCCGCAGTCTAACTGGTGGTGGTGTTCAAAATGCCAAGCATAATTCAGTCACTCAAAAACCCATGAGTTCTGCAAAGGAATAA